Within the Piliocolobus tephrosceles isolate RC106 chromosome 15, ASM277652v3, whole genome shotgun sequence genome, the region AGAGgtaagtatatgtgtatgtaagaTTATCAATTCTATTTTAGACAAAAATAGTTGGTGGGATTTGGAGGGAACTGGTAGCAGGTAACCTGACTATGCACAGAAGTTGGGATTAGAGCCAAAAGAAACAGTTTAACACCAGAAGGTGTAATTCAAGTTGTGAAGGAAGATGAGATGccccagaaaaaaatagagaagaaaaagaatgaaggtaGAACATCTGTGTAGTTCAAAAGAAAAAGGACCCAAGAGGGAGAGAAGTTCCACAAATGGGTGAATTAAGAGTTgcaggccgagcgcagtggctcatgcctgtaatcccagcacttttggaagctgaggggggcagatcacttgaggtcaggagtttgaggccagcctggctgacatggcaaaatcccatctctactaaaaatacaaaaatcagccaggagtggtggcacatgcctgtaatctcagccacccaggaggctgaaacaggagaatcactggaacccgggagatggaggctgcagtgagccaaggtcacaccactgcactccagcctgggtgacagtgagactgtcttaaaaacaaacaaaagagttgTAGATGTGGCCAGGcattggtggcacacgcctgtaatcccagggctttgggaagctaaggcaggagggtcacttgtgTCCAAAAGCTAGAGACCAGCCCATGGAACAGGACAAAACCCCCTCCAAAAAAAGTGACAGATGGAACTGGGATAGAAAGACGAGAGCTGAAAAAACAACACTctgtcagtgtgtgtgtgcgtgtgtgtgtgttttgagacagagtctcactgttgtccaggctggagtgcagtggtgtgacctcggctcacttcaacctccacctcctggatttgagcgattctcttgcctcgttcagcctcccgagtagctgggattacagacttgtgccaccacacccagataatttttttgtattttctagtagaggtggggtttctccaagcaggtgatctgctggcctcagcctcctaaagtgccgcgattacagatgtgagccaccgcgctcagcctatCAGTGTTCTTTCACACTGGATTTGGTAAAAGtaagatggctgggcacagtggcccatgcccaacactttgggaggccaaggtgggaggatcacttgagcccaggacttcaagaccagcctgggaaacatagagaaaatccttctctacaaaaaacttaaaaattaactaaacctggtggcgcgtgcctatagtcccagcttcccagctacttgagaggctcgACGAAgcccaggttacagtgagctatgattatgccactgcactccagcctgagtgacagaaacagacctgtctcggaaaaaaaaaaaaaaaaaaaagtaccttgaGTGAGTGGTAGGAGAAGCCAGAAGCCAAATTCAAAAGGGTTAAGCAGTAAGTGATGATagtaagaaagtgaaataaatacaGGTTCATCCAGACACCTCCCTGATCTAGTCTTGTTCCAGAAACATTGTGGTAGCagggttttacattttattttgcgCTCCGTGGCCCTCCAGATAGTGATTTGAATGATTAAGTGAAACTCTTCTTAGGTTAAGTGTCCTAGTCCACGCTAAAATCATCTTGTTGGTCTCTCTGACGCTGTCAGCGACCAGTATCAGCGCCCGGCTTGTCCCCGCTGCCCGCCGCGTCCCTGGCCCGGATGTGGGAAGCGAAGGCAGTGAGCATTTCCACGGCGGTGAGATGAGCGCCGCGCATAATCAGGCGATGCCCGTCTCCTGGGGAAGAAACAAACGAGTCAGATAGGGAGGGACGGCAGGGCTGGGGCTTAGGGGCACGCGGGCTGTTTGCTGTCCCCTCCTGCCCCTCTCTCCACCAAGCCCACCGAACAGCACGTCCACGCAGGGCTCGGAGCCGTCGTGCCTCACGTCCGCAATCACTGAGCAGTTGAGATTAGTGGAGCGGACCTTCTCGCTGCTCACCGCCTGGAGGAAGGTCCTACGGTGGAAAAACAGAGTGAGCGCCAGGCTGAGGGCTTAAAGCCCTGGCTGAAGGAAGGCGCACCACTTCCCGCTTCTACCCACTTCCCCTTCGTACCTCGTCGATTCCACGTTTTTCTCGAAGGGGCAGAATTGAACCCGAACCTGCTTTACAGGCCGCAGACCAAGCCGAGCCAAGGCAGCTGCCATGGTGACCTCCACCCCGGAAGAGCTCGTGCAGGCGGAAGTGTCGCATAGCGTTAGGCCGTGAATGGCTGTGCTTCTGCGGGATAGAGACTTCCGGCCGTCGGCAGGCAAGCAGGCCTGCGAACCGCAGCTCAGGGCCCCCCAGCCCAGGCGGAGGAAGtcaggaaggagagaggtggTTTCGGCACAATGCACGGGGGAGCCCAAAGTAGGCGGTCAGCAAATACAACCTATCATTAATAGTCCTCTCATACGATGGTGAAAGCCATAAATAAATGGCGCCAAAAACCTTTTGGCACGAATATACGCCTGTTTTCTGCAGCTTTTCTCCTTCTGTACCCTGCTGGGCCAGATCTAGGCTAACTCGATCTGAAGTCCTGGCTCCTTCCAAAGAGAGAACTAACACAAGCCAGGATGATCCACACCAGACGGTAAACACCATTCAGGTAACTGAAGATTAAACACAGTGAGCTCTGAATAGCCAAAGCTTCAGCGTGAAAGTACTACAGCCTAATATTCGTAAATGACTGAAAATAGTAATAGGAAGGGCAGTACAGGGTAATTACAGTCCTTGGGGCTGATCCAGGTGTAGAAATGCCTATTACACCTCTGTGGTTCCCCATGAATTAGCCTGGCTCTGAGGACTTAAGTTGACGTGCATTctaacctgttttctttttctttttcctttttttgagacaaagtttcgctcttgttgcccaggctggaatgcaatggcgagatctcggctcactgcaatctctgcctccaggattcaagcaattcttctgcctcagcctcctgagtagctgggactacaggcacgtgccaccacgccccgctaattttttgtatttttagtagaggcagggcttcaccgcgttagccaggatggtcttgatcggaCCTAgtgatcggcctcccaaagtgctgggattacaggcgtgagccactgcgtgcgGCCGAGCACTCAACTCTTTATCCCTGAGATGTCTTCAATGATGGAGAACTAGGCCTGAACCTCCCAAGGGTGCTGACCTTCAGGTTCCAGGCTGTGGTCTTGCTCTTTACTCTGGATTTCAGGTGCTGGaatgatcttgttttttttttttttttttttttttggagacagagtttcacccttgttgccccggctggagtgcaatggcacaatctcagctcactgcaacctctgcctcccaggttcaagcgattctcctgcctcagcctcctgagtagctgggattacaggcatgcgccaccacgcctggataattttgtattttcagtaaagacggggtttctccacgttggtcaggctggtctcgaattcctggcctcaggtgatccacccgcctcagcctcccaaagtgctgggattacaggcatgagccaccatgccctgcctaatcttggattcttttttttcttttttttgagacagagtctctcgctgtcacccaggctggagtgcagtggttcagtctcggctcactgcaagctccatctcccaggttcacgtcattctcctgcctcggcctcctgagtagctgggactacaggcgcccaccactgcgcccggctacttttttgtatttttagtggagactgggtttcactgtgttagccaggatggtcttgatctcctgacctcatgatccgcctgccttggcctcccaaagtgctgggattacaggtgtgagccactgtgcccagcccctaatCTTGGATACTTAAGCCCAGGCTCTTTGTAGCTTATTCTCCAGTATGCTTTCCTCCAAGCTTCCAGTTCTAGGCTTCCTTAATATGTAATTCCAAATGTCTGGATTTTTCCAGCTAGAGATGGGGCGCTCTTAACTTTCTGGCTCCTGGTCCCAGGCTTAGGAGGATTCAGAACTAGTTCGCAGGCAGGAAAAAAATGGCAGGTGCCAACGGGGTCGCTGGTGTTGCCTGAGGGCAAGCCAGGCCTGCTGATTTCCCACTAGGTAGCCCTCCAGGCTGGGTCCCCCTCCCCCTAGTGTGCTTTGCAGCTGAGCTATCTGGGCTGGAGATGTTCCAGGCTGGAGAGGGGGCTCCAAGCTCTCCAGGCTATTGAGGCACCTGCTGGGCAATTCCGTGGTCTGGACCTCCTGACAAGCACCTGGTAAGGCAGAAGCAGAAGGTAGGTGGCTGGTGGGGATATACTGAAGCCAGATCAATGGTGAGAATGGGGTTTGGGACACACAAAGCGGTGAGCGAAGGGGAGTGACTCACAGCAACAGGGGGGCCTCCTGCGGACTTGAGACTTGCGCAGGGGCTGCTGCAACAGACACAGCAGGGCTCCATCCAGCTGCTGGAAGATGCTGAGCATAAGCAGCGCCTGGCGGAGATCAGGGGACAGGTTCCACTGCTCCTCTTCCAGCAACTCCCTGACCACTCCAAAGTCTTGCCTGAGCTGCAGTGCTCCCTGCAGGCTGAAGGCAGATGTACAGTATGGCCACTtgaccctcctgcctctcccacttATCCCCTTCCTTTTCCCTGTTCCATTCACCCCCTGCCACTTCCGCCTTTACTCCTAACCTGAACCGAATCCCATGGGTAAGAATGTGGTTCAGCCAGGCACCCACGATGGCTGTCAGTGCCTGACCAAGGGCAGGGGCCTGGGCTTGGGGTGGCAACCCTTGCAATCCTTGTAACACAGGCTCCAGTACGGTGCGGACCACTAAACCAGCATATTCACTAGGAGCACTGGGAAGTTCTGGAGTAGAGAAGACAGAATATAAGGCTGTAGAGATCCACTGAACTCCTAAATGGAGTGTTTGGGAGAAGAGGGTAGGATTTCAGGAGGGAAGAGAACAGAAGCTGAGGACAAGGATGGAGACAGTGGAGGGGAACCGGGATTTGGCAGGGCTGAGACACTATTACCCCCTTGGAACCCTGGAGGAAGCTGGGATGAGGAGTTACCAGGACAGAGATGAAGCCGCCAGTACCGACCCCGTGGCATGTAGAGCTTGAAACCTTGCATGGCTTGTTTATGACATTCTTGAGAAAAGAGACGTAGTGACTCTTCAGGCAGGAGCTGTAGGGATAGGGAGAAAGTAAAAGGGGCTTGTCAAATTATGATGATCCTGCGTATCTAAGGAGCTCTATGTCCAACTTGACATCCATAAAACCCCAGAATTGTTGCATAGTTGTgtatgcctggccattttttgaGGAGCAATGCCATAGTTGTCATTGGGTTTTCCAAGAGGTCTGGACCCAAATTATGAACAATTGTCCTAGGGTTACCTTGCTCTCCCCAGCTTGGTTCAAAAGATGGAAAATCCTTGAGGTTAATTTTATTATACAGGAGCTTTAAGGAAAAAGACataccctgcccccacccccacaacacacacacagagtacatGCCAGAGAGAGGGATTGTATGATCTGCAATGGGCCAGAGGTTGAGGGAAGAAAGGGGAATTACAATgaccttttatttttgagacagagtcttgctctgtcacccagactgaagtgcagtggcgtgatctcggctcattgcaacctctgcctcccaggttcaagtgattctcctgcctcaggctcccaagtaggtgggactacaagagtgcaccactgcacccagctaatttttgtatttttagtagcgacaaggttttgccatgttggtcaggctgttcttgaactcctgatctcaggtgatctgcctgcctctgcctcccaaagtgctgggattacagatgttagccactacacccagcctacaATGATCTTCCTACAAAAGGAAGACAATAACTGTATGTAGACCAGAAGCAATGACTATTTGAATGTTCTGAGACTCAGGAAGTTTTGGAATGTCCTTACATTGAAGGGcgttattattatatattattattcttGACAGCCCACTCCAGAGCAATATAGCAAGAAAAGGCCTATATGCcggttttgtttctttggtttgaTAGATTGTTTTTGGAGGGAAAGAACACAGCAATAAAACTGGTTTCTGCTCCACAGCCCATCTTGAGGGAGAGGAACCCCAATAAATGTGGTTAATGACAGCTGCTCTGTAAAGAAATGGTAGATGCcagggagcctgagacaggataGACCTGGGTGGGGGGTAGACATGGAGTGGAGCCCATATGGCTCCTGGCACATCTGACAACCTGTCTAAATCCAAaatcttcctctcttctccagTAAATGCAAAcccccttctccttccttatTTATGTCAAGGAAATTACCCTTTTGTCAATGGACTTTTGTTAGGAGCCTCTGTACTCAACACTAAGGGAATACAAGGTGCAGAGTATGTGACAGTCTCTCCCCGAACCACTGGGATCTTACAGTCCAAACAGGGAAAAAACTCATAAtgcctctttttttattgagatggagtttcactcttgttgcccaagctggagtggagttgtgcaatctcagctcgctgcaacctctgcctcccgggttcaactgattctcatgcctcagcctctgagcagctggagttacaggcacctgtcaccatgcccggctaatttttgtatttttagtagagatggggtttcaccatgttggccaggctggtcacaaactcatctcaaatgatccgcccatctcggcctcccaaaatgctgggattactgcccTTCTGCTCTTACAATGTCACCCCATCACTCATGAGGTAAAGCCCAAATTCTTGGGCCTGGTGTTCATGCCCTCCACAATTTGATGCCAAATTGCTTACTACTTTACCCACACACCCAACCCCGATGAACATACCCACAAAAGGAACCTCTGCTCTGGTAAGGCCACCTCTCTGCTACTCCCCCAAGGATCGACAAACTGCCCACTTCCAGTAACCCCAGCCACTCCTCTGAGGCTTCCCAGCCACCATTTCCAGCAGTAGGCCATGTATGGAGCCTTCTGTAAACCACATGCCCGCTATAGCCTTCCTTCCTCAGGGCTCTATGACCGTCACTGTGTGCAGTACTCATGATGAGCTAGCTCTAGGGCATGTTGAGTTTAAGTAGATAGCAGTAAATTGAGGTAGAAATGCCCAACAGGCAAATGCAGATGTTTGACTAGAACTCTGggagcaggctgggcgcggtggctcatgcctgtaatcccagcactttgggaggccaaggaggtggactgcttgagctcaagagttcaagaacagggCACATGTtttcaggatctcctgaggctgtgtcacgagccaaacttttaattaaaacaaatatatatatatatatatttttgagtctcactctgttgcccaggcaacctccacctcccagattcaagtgattctcctgcctcagcctccgaagtagctggggttacaggcgtgcaccataatgtccagctaatttttgtatttttagaagagacagggtttcaccatgttggccaggccagtcttgatctcctaacctcagatgatctgcctgcctcggcttcccaaagtgctgggattacaggtgtgagccactgcacctggccaaaaaagtttcattttttgttttttttgagacagagttttgttcttgttgcccaggctggagtgcaatggcactatctcagctcactgcaacctctgcctcctgggttcaggcgattctcctgcgtcaacctcctgagtagctgggattacaggcccccaccaccataccagtacttttttgtatttttagtagagacggggtttcaccatgttggtcaggctggtcttaaactcctgacctcaggtgatccacccacctcggcctcccaaaaaagtttttaaaaaatatttttaaaaagagttcaagaccagcctgggcaacacggcaaaaccttgtctctacaaaaaaaaaaaaaattaagtagctgGGCATTggttgggcagggtggctcacacctataatcccagcactttgggaggctgaggcgggtggatcacctgaggccaggggttcgagaccagcttggccaacatggtgaaacccatctctactaaaaatacaaaaattagccgggcttggtggtgggtgcctgtaatcccagccactcaggaggctgaggcaggagaatcacttgaacccaagaggtgaagattgcagtgagtggtgatcatgccactgcactccagcctgggtgacagagtgagactccttctcaaaaaaaaaaaagtagctaggcaTTGTGGCttgcatctgtgatcccagctactcaggaggctgaggtgggaggattgcttgagcccaggaggtggaggttgcagtgagccaagatcacataactgcacttcagcctgggtgacagtgagaccctgtcttagaaaaaaaaaaagacctctggGACCCAAGACACTGTGGGTAAGCAGGAATacagagagaaaagcagagagtTAAGGACTGAACCCTAGAGCCATGCCCCTATTCAGGGCAAAGAGGAGAAAACAGCAGGGAAACAAAAACCAGACATCTTTGACATAGGAACAGATAAATGTACAAAATGGGGAAGAAAAACTATAATGgctttattcataaatatataagaaaatgttaGGAGAAACAGGCAAACATGGATGAAGGTTACTACCGTGAAACAGAAATCAGAGGTGAGTGAGGGCAAACAAAGTGCtattttttcattagttttataaaataataattctgtttcactttttaaactacagacatgcattattttattttttgagacaggctttcactgtattgcctaggctggctggaatgcagtggctatcacagcttactgcagccttggcctcctgggctcaaacgatcctcttgcctcagcctcccaagtagctgggactacaggtgcgtgccaccatgctcagctaaatttttaaatttttgtagagacaggggtctgtGTTGCTTAGggtggtctcgctatgttgcccctggtggtctcaaactcctggcctcaagcagtcctcttgccttggcctcccaaagcattaataaaaatacaaatgaaacttCTAAGAGAGGAGAAATGTGCCGATAACTCGTAAGTAAAGGGAAAGAGGCAATCATGTATcctgaattttctctttaaaatataccTAAGAGTAACCAAATCATTAATGAAGGCAAGTTTTTCTTCACAGGAGTAATCCAACTCATAAATGAAGTAGGAATGATGAGAATTGAAATGTTACCCCTTTACAACctctaatgaaataatgaatcaAGGCAATGATCCGCTGATGCCATCACAAAACGAGAGTCTGGCATTACTGGGGAGAGGGTAGGGGATACACAGATGAAATTGACCATGAGTTGATAATTGTTAAATGCTTGGTGATAGACATATGGGAGTCCATTACATACCTCTCTCCACATTTGtacatgtttgaaattttccatagtaaaatgttaaaggggccaggcgtggtggcgcatgcctgtaatcccagcgctttgggagaccaaggtaggtggatcacttgagctcaggggtccaagaccagattgggcaacatggtgaaaccctagctcta harbors:
- the MRPL53 gene encoding 39S ribosomal protein L53, mitochondrial, giving the protein MAAALARLGLRPVKQVRVQFCPFEKNVESTRTFLQAVSSEKVRSTNLNCSVIADVRHDGSEPCVDVLFGDGHRLIMRGAHLTAVEMLTAFASHIRARDAAGSGDKPGADTGR